GTGGAATAAAAGAGATAATCACAGAAGATGTCGGATTACTGATAGATCCAAATGACCCATCAAACTTGGCTAATGCCATCGATAGGGTTTTAAGCGATGAAGAGTTGATGGAAAGATTCAAGTCAAATGCAAGAGATAGGGCAAAAGACTTTGGAGAAACCGAATTGCCTTATGATGAATTGAATTAAAAATTATAAAAACATTTAAAAATTAATTTAAATTAATAAAATTCATTTAAATTAAAAAATAATAATTATTAAGCTAAATTATACTCAAATTTTGGATAATAGTTATTAATAATAAAAAATAAACTAAATTAAAGAAAACATATTTACAAAATTATCAATTAATTTAGAGGTTATCAAATGGGAGAAAAAGAATTTACTCACCTAACTGAAACTGGAGTTCATATGGTGGAAGTTGGAACTAAGCCACAGCAAAGAAGAACTGCAGTGGCAAGCGGAAAGATTCATCTTCAAAAGGAAACAATTGAAATGATCAAGAATGCTGAAATCAAGAAGGGAAATGTATTGACAACTGCTCAAATAGCCGGAATTCAAGCTGTAAAAAAGACATCTGACATTATCCCTCTTTGCCATCCATTGAACTTAAGTGGAATTGAAATAGAATTTGATCTTGGAGAAGAGGAAATCACTGCAACATGCGAATGCAGATTAACTGGTCAAACCGGTGTGGAAATGGAAGCAATCACTGGAGTGAGCGTAGCATTGCTCACCATTTGGGACATGACAAAAGCAGTTGAAAAGGATGAGAACGGACAATATCCAGACACTAAGATTTCTGACATTATAGTTCTTAAGAAAGAAAAAATCTAATCCTTTTAAATTTTAAAACTTACCAAATGCTCTAAGAAAATCAAGATTATATATTAAATACAAACATATTATAAAAATTAATCTTTTATTTCATTTATAAAAATTATTAGACTGATTTATATGGAAAACATCCCTGAAAACATTAAGACAATAATCAATAGCTGCTATCCATACATTGAGGATTTCAACCCTGCCCAAAAGGCAGTGATCGAATCAGGATACCTTGAAAACAATAGGAATTGTGTCATAGCAATACCTACTGCAAGTGGGAAAACCGTGCTTGGAATAATGGCAGCTCTCAAATCCATTTTAGATGGCGGAAAAGCAGTTTATGCTGCACCTCTCCTTTCAATCCAAAATGAGAAGGTTAAGGAATTCAAGAAATTCGAGGAATTTGGAATAAAGGTAGGAAAACACCCATCATCTTCAGACTTGTCAGTGATGGTCTTTGAATCATTTGATGC
The DNA window shown above is from Methanobrevibacter ruminantium and carries:
- the moaC gene encoding cyclic pyranopterin monophosphate synthase MoaC, with the protein product MGEKEFTHLTETGVHMVEVGTKPQQRRTAVASGKIHLQKETIEMIKNAEIKKGNVLTTAQIAGIQAVKKTSDIIPLCHPLNLSGIEIEFDLGEEEITATCECRLTGQTGVEMEAITGVSVALLTIWDMTKAVEKDENGQYPDTKISDIIVLKKEKI